A stretch of Dama dama isolate Ldn47 chromosome 22, ASM3311817v1, whole genome shotgun sequence DNA encodes these proteins:
- the ADM2 gene encoding protein ADM2, which translates to MAGLLAVTLGCISLLYLQLPGALSLGLAGSRPPTRPREPPARTPASGSQPQHPAALPAVWKLHQALQPKKSVSLVPARGQALRNGLRRHLGTRRPRAQLLRVGCALGTCQVQNLSHRLWQLVGSAGPRASAPIDPSSPHSYG; encoded by the exons ATGGCCGGGCTCCTGGCGGTCACCCTCGGTTGCATCAGCCTCCTCTACCTACAGCTCCCAGGTGCGCTGTCCCTCGGCCTGGCCGGGAGCCGGCCGCCCACGCGACCCAG GGAGCCCCCAGCCCGGACGCCTGCCAGTGGCTCACAGCCTCAGCACCCTGCAGCCCTTCCTGCGGTCTGGAAGCTGCACCAGGCCCTCCAGCCCAAGAAGAGTGTCAGCCTGGTCCCTGCCAGGGGTCAGGCTCTCCGCAATGGCCTCCGCCGACACTTGGGTACCCGCAGGCCGAGAGCCCAGCTCCTGCGTGTGGGCTGTGCTCTGGGTACCTGCCAGGTGCAGAACCTCAGCCACCGCCTGTGGCAGCTCGTCGGTTCGGCCGGCCCCCGGGCCTCAGCCCCCATTGACCCCAGCAGTCCCCACAGCTACGGCTGA